In Hoplias malabaricus isolate fHopMal1 chromosome 6, fHopMal1.hap1, whole genome shotgun sequence, a single window of DNA contains:
- the rdm1 gene encoding RAD52 motif-containing protein 1 — protein sequence MDVEVQIIEFRVPVENNKTIFIWDIQPCFSEAYIYEALWSVYSAFGALYLLKVCPNAAVATPGFYAFVKFYSSAHASKAQRVTDKQCLFQNSPVKVRLSTKQNPTFPFGSKSLTHARCQDLANHYLGFNGWTTRIVTLKDISNCVDVGWSLDSASQGEFLKYGCIVELTLPQHGVTCHGVGVAEDVLDPEIDPADKLLKRGRLMKWARDKAAVGAFEKLLLIVFDNGKVAVECRVDREEVLPDENVEGAIQVNNISWSEIEAGVVEEEEDFPWDFTMDP from the exons ATGGACGTCGAGGTacaaatcattgaattcagagTGCCcgtggaaaacaacaaaaccattTTTATCTGGGACATACAACCATGTTTTTCAGAAGCGTATATTTAT GAGGCCTTGTGGAGTGTGTACTCTGCATTTGGAGCACTCTACCTGCTAAAGGTTTGTCCCAATGCAGCGGTGGCCACGCCAGGCTTTTACGCATTCGTCAAGTTTTACTCCTCTGCCCATGCATCAAAAGCCCAGAGAGTCACAGACAAACAGTGTCTCTTCCAGAACTCTCCTGTCAAA GTGAGGCTGAGCACAAAACAGAACCCAACCTTCCCCTTTGGATCCAAATCCCTTACGCATGCTAGGTGCCAAGACTTGGCTAATCACTACCTGGGCTTCAATGGCTGGACCACTCGCATTGTTACT TTAAAGGATATTTCAAACTGTGTGGATGTGGGCTGGAGTTTGGACTCAGCCAGTCAAGGAGAGTTCCTGAAATATGGCTGCATTGTGGAACTGACTTTGCCCCAGCACGGCGTGACATGCCATGGTGTTGGAGTCGCTGAAGACGTTCTAGACCCAGAAATAG ACCCAGCAGATAAACTCTTGAAAAGGGGGAGGCTAATGAAATGGGCCAGGGACAAAGCAGCAGTTGGAGCCTTTGAGAAACTTTTACTTATAGTTTTTG ACAATGGAAAAGTAGCAGTGGAATGCAGAGTTGATCGAGAGGAAGTTTTGCCAGATGAGAATGTTGAAGGAGCCATCCAG GTTAATAACATCTCTTGGAGTGAAATAGAAGCTGGTGttgtggaggaagaggaggatttTCCCTGGGACTTTACTATGGACCCCTGA